One window of Staphylococcus chromogenes genomic DNA carries:
- a CDS encoding alpha/beta fold hydrolase, with product MKLFRTSDGTALYYRSMGQGDPVIMIHTIHMNHTVFEDIAKRISRKYQVILIDLRGHGFSDKPLSIDFKQFAQDIKELMEFLYLKSSLLIANELGSAVAMDFAVRYPEKVTELVLINPTASNEMLPKERLFLKYAEKVRTWDNSEQEKFFEKHLYYSKNKVRKFLKSVDNSAELLTEYEHRAVDQAFQNVDIKELTTEVHKRTLVIAGDANERVTPMEAKDVADLIPVSEFCLFKKSGVYPFVEEKERFLKTVKAFVEKSSKASV from the coding sequence ATGAAATTATTTCGTACATCTGATGGGACAGCGCTTTATTACCGTTCAATGGGGCAGGGAGACCCTGTAATTATGATTCATACGATACATATGAATCATACTGTCTTTGAAGATATTGCTAAACGTATATCACGTAAATATCAAGTGATTCTTATTGATCTGAGAGGCCACGGGTTCTCTGATAAACCTTTAAGCATTGATTTTAAACAGTTTGCACAAGATATTAAAGAACTGATGGAATTTTTATATTTGAAATCTAGCTTGTTAATCGCAAACGAATTAGGGAGTGCAGTGGCGATGGATTTTGCAGTACGTTATCCTGAAAAAGTAACGGAACTCGTGTTAATCAATCCAACGGCAAGTAATGAGATGTTACCGAAAGAGCGTCTGTTCTTAAAATATGCAGAAAAAGTACGGACATGGGATAATTCTGAACAAGAAAAATTCTTTGAAAAACACTTATATTACTCAAAAAATAAAGTACGTAAGTTTTTAAAAAGTGTAGATAATTCTGCAGAACTTCTGACTGAATATGAGCACCGCGCAGTGGATCAAGCTTTTCAGAATGTTGACATCAAGGAACTGACAACTGAAGTTCATAAACGTACGTTAGTTATTGCAGGAGATGCTAATGAGCGTGTGACACCAATGGAAGCAAAAGATGTGGCGGATTTAATTCCTGTTTCGGAATTTTGTTTATTTAAAAAATCAGGAGTATACCCGTTTGTAGAAGAAAAGGAACGTTTCTTAAAAACAGTAAAAGCCTTTGTAGAAAAGTCTTCGAAAGCAAGTGTGTAA
- a CDS encoding HAD family hydrolase, producing MDLNPIKAIIFDLEGTLLDRKKSRDKFIEEQYERFHDYLVRVQASDYRKKFIELDDDEDHDKPDLYKEIIKQFNIDRLSWKDLFHDFEMHFYRYVFPFYDTHYTLQKLTEAGYKIGVIANGKSNIKHYRIYALGIEDYVNHLSTSETVGFRKPHPRIYEDILEKLNVAPSEVIYVGDDALNDVAPARAMGMVSIWYRHKEGDVELEPLASEMDFEISTLEELLEILDISKGEEK from the coding sequence ATGGATTTAAACCCTATTAAAGCGATTATTTTTGATTTAGAAGGTACACTCCTGGATCGAAAAAAATCAAGAGACAAATTCATAGAAGAACAATATGAACGTTTTCATGATTATCTTGTACGCGTGCAAGCTTCCGATTACAGAAAAAAGTTTATAGAACTTGACGATGATGAAGACCATGATAAACCTGACTTATATAAAGAAATCATTAAGCAATTTAATATTGATCGCCTAAGTTGGAAAGATTTGTTTCATGACTTTGAGATGCATTTCTATCGGTACGTATTTCCATTTTATGATACGCATTATACTTTACAAAAATTGACAGAAGCAGGGTATAAAATAGGTGTCATTGCTAATGGCAAATCCAACATCAAGCACTATCGTATTTACGCTTTAGGCATTGAAGATTATGTCAATCATTTATCAACTTCTGAAACGGTAGGATTTCGTAAGCCACATCCACGTATCTATGAGGATATTCTTGAAAAACTAAATGTTGCACCTTCAGAAGTAATCTATGTTGGCGATGATGCATTAAATGATGTCGCCCCTGCAAGAGCGATGGGAATGGTGAGTATTTGGTATCGTCATAAAGAAGGGGACGTAGAATTAGAACCGCTAGCTTCAGAAATGGACTTTGAAATTTCAACATTAGAGGAATTATTAGAAATACTGGATATATCTAAAGGGGAGGAAAAATAA